A genomic region of Gemmatimonadaceae bacterium contains the following coding sequences:
- the tal gene encoding transaldolase, with amino-acid sequence MSRLGKLHDEGQSIWLDNLDRTMLHNGELERRISEESLTGVTSNPTIFENALAEGTDYDDQLSGAAAGASPAELFELVETTDVQRVCDLFAGVYSATRGSDGYVSIEVSPGVANDLDKTVAEAHRLWETVDRPNVMVKVPGTEQGALAVRQLIADGVNVNITLLFSMDAHDRVIDAYMSGIEDRLAAGNPIDHVFSVASFFVSRVDTEVDKRLDEMVKAANPTDRDRLKMLKGRAAVANARLAYRLFRRRFTEPRWKTLEERGARLQKPLWASTGVKNPAYRDVMYVEELIGPDTVNTMPPKLIEAFRDHGDVQRTLDKRVGAAEGLLREIEAVGISMKDVTDKLLVDGLASFQKSFDSLTAGIERKMSQLPATK; translated from the coding sequence ATGAGCAGGCTCGGAAAGCTTCATGACGAGGGCCAGTCTATCTGGCTCGACAATCTGGACCGCACGATGCTGCACAACGGCGAACTCGAGAGAAGGATCTCCGAGGAATCGCTGACCGGCGTGACGTCCAACCCGACGATCTTCGAGAATGCGCTCGCCGAAGGAACGGATTACGACGATCAGCTCTCAGGCGCGGCCGCCGGTGCGTCACCAGCCGAGCTGTTCGAGCTCGTGGAGACGACCGATGTGCAGCGCGTGTGCGACCTGTTCGCCGGCGTTTACTCGGCGACCCGCGGCTCCGATGGTTACGTCTCCATCGAGGTCTCCCCCGGAGTCGCAAATGACCTGGACAAGACGGTCGCGGAGGCCCACCGCCTCTGGGAGACGGTGGACAGACCGAACGTCATGGTGAAGGTCCCGGGCACGGAGCAGGGCGCCCTCGCCGTGCGGCAGCTCATCGCCGACGGTGTGAACGTCAACATCACTCTTCTCTTCTCGATGGATGCGCACGACCGCGTGATCGACGCCTACATGTCCGGCATCGAGGACCGTCTCGCGGCGGGCAATCCCATTGATCACGTTTTTTCAGTCGCGAGCTTTTTCGTCAGCCGTGTGGATACCGAAGTGGACAAGCGGCTGGACGAGATGGTGAAGGCGGCAAACCCCACCGACCGCGACCGCCTCAAGATGCTGAAGGGAAGAGCGGCTGTTGCCAACGCCAGGCTCGCTTACCGGTTGTTCCGCCGGCGCTTCACGGAGCCGAGATGGAAGACGCTGGAGGAGCGCGGAGCCCGGCTGCAGAAGCCGTTGTGGGCGAGCACCGGCGTCAAGAATCCCGCGTATCGCGACGTGATGTATGTCGAGGAGCTGATCGGTCCGGACACGGTGAATACGATGCCGCCGAAGCTCATCGAGGCGTTCCGCGACCATGGTGACGTGCAGCGGACCCTTGACAAGAGAGTCGGAGCGGCCGAGGGATTGCTGCGTGAGATTGAGGCCGTCGGGATATCCATGAAGGACGTAACCGACAAGCTGCTGGTGGACGGCCTGGCGAGTTTCCAGAAATCGTTCGACTCTCTCACCGCGGGAATCGAGCGGAAGATGAGCCAGCTTCCCGCGACGAAGTGA